The Natronolimnobius baerhuensis DNA segment CCCTCGGATTCGATGCGGTCGACGAGTCGGCGCTGATCCGCGAGCATATCCTCGTCCATACTGGCCGATTCGGTCGTCACGGGCGTAGGTCTTGTGCCGAACTCGAGGGCAGTCGCGAGAACGGCCGTGAGCACACCCTGTTCGAAACCAAAATAGGTTACGTGCGGTAGAAATACCCGGCGAGTTTAAGCGGATCCGCCTGCAACTGCGTGACATGCTCACCGACGACTTCGGACGCGAGGTCACCGGCGTCCGCGTTTCTCTCACTGATCGGTGTAATTTCGACTGTGTCTACTGTCACAACGAGGGCCTGGGGGACACCCGCGGACCAATGGACCCACAGGACGACGAGATGTCAGCCGACGACGTCGTCACGTTTCTCGAGGTCGCCGCCGAGTTCGGCGTCGACGCGGTGAAGTTCACCGGCGGCGAGCCGATGCTTCGCCAGGACTTAGCGGAGATCATCCGTCGCACACCCGAGTCGATGGATGTCTCGCTGACAACCAACGGGACCTTCCTGCCCGGCCGCGCTGAGGCCCTCGTCGATGCCGGCCTCGAGCGGGTCAACGTCTCTCAGGATGCACTCGATCCCGAGGATTTTGCCGCAGTCACAAAAAGTGGGGCCTACGAGAAAGTCCTCGAGGGCGTCGACGCCGCACTCGAGGCGGGTCTCGATCCGGTCAAACTCAATATGGTCGTCTTCGAGCACACCGCGGGCTACGTGCCGGAGATGGTCGACCACGTCGCGGAAAACGAGGGGCTGCAACTGCAACTCATCGAGTACATGCCCGAGTTGACGGGCAAGCCGGAGTGGAACATCGATATCGAGCGCGTCCACGATTGGCTCGCCGAGCAGGCCACGGAGATCGAACACCGCGAGATGCACAACCGGAAGCGCTACTGGATCGAAAGCGACGACTGCGACGGCCGCGGCATGGTCGAAATCGTCGACCCCGTCGAGAATCCAACCTTCTGTGCGAACTGCCATCGCGTGCGCGTGACACACGAAGGCTACCTGAAGGGCTGTCTCAACCGCAACGACGACCTCAAATCGATGGGCGAAATGACGAAACCCGAAATTCGTGAGGCCTTCCGCGAGGTCGTCTCGAATCGCGTCCCTTACTACGGCGAATACATGGTCAAAAACGACGCCGGCGAGTGGGAGGTCAACGACAAGTATATCGAGGAATTCGCGGGAGCCTGACGCCTCGCCGAGTCGTTTCTCGTCCAATTTTAGTGGCGGCGTGATCGTTCCGTATGCCGAGAGCGCTGGCGTCCCGACTGCTGTCGGCGCTTGCCCAATCCAATTGTAATGAGCGCTGCTGCCAGCAACAACAGGACAACCATCGCAACCGGCTGCCCGCCAGCACCGGCGATGAACACCGCATAGCCGATTGCCCCCGCGAGCAAGCCCACCAGCAGACTCGAGACGATTGCCACGGCCTCGAGCCGGCGGGTCTGTGTTTCACGACCCAGTTGCTCGCCGATATCGATTGCGGTGTGTGCGAGGTCCCAGGCCAGGACGACCGCAATCGTCCCGAACACTGTCGGCCCGACGACGGTCGCCTCGAGGCCGGCAACGACGACGCCGAAGAAGACTGCGACTGCGCCGACGTCGACAAATGTTCGCCCGCCTGTGGCGAGGCCGGCACCGATGGCGAGTGCGCCGACTGCCCCAAAGCCGAGACCGGTCGTTGAGGCAAGGCCGGCCACGGCAGTCGCGACGACGGCAGCCACGAGTGCAACGCCACTCGAGAGAAGCGTTGGTTTGTGTGTGAGCGCGATACTCCCCTCGTCGGTGACGTCGTCGGGAGCGGTCTCGCTGTCAGCGTCAGTGTTGGTGTCGGGAGCGTGCATTCCGGTTGTGGTGTCGCTTGGTGTCGGTTCTGTGTCTGCGTGTGACCGCTCGCCGGTCGCAGCAGCGTCACTCATTGGCGACCACCCGCGTGGCGCGCGAACACTTCATCGATGGACTCGTCGGCGGGCCAGTCGATCACCGGGATCCCGATTCGCTGCAGGTCGAATCGACGCACCCGGCGGGCAACGGCCGCGAGTTGCTGGCTCGTCGTTTCCTCGCTGGTCGGATCCGGACTGACGACGGTGACGGGGTGGCCCCGGGACTCGAGTTGGCGGGCAATGGTGACCGAGCCGGTATCACACAGCGGCGAGAGGAAGATAATCTGTGTTTCCGCCGAGAGACGTCGGCGAAGCGTCCGCAACTGCGGGAGCCAGCGACTCTCCGATTCGGGTCGGGTGGCATCGAACTGTGGATGCGTCGCGAGCAGGTCCTGCAAGCGAACCTCGTGGTCGCGTCCCGACGCGGGTGCGAGCCAACATGGATCCGCGTCAGCCGCCGCATCACCGGTTCGACTGACTGGGCCGAGTGCAGCGAGGCCGACCGTATCGCCCTCTGCAAGCAGTGACGCAGCGATTCGACCGGCAGCCCCGACCGACCGGTCGACGGCGTGTGTCGCATCGGGTTCGGGCGCGAGGAACGACATCTTCCGGGCGTCGACGAGCACCACGACGCGTGCTGCGCGTTCTTCATGGAACTCGAGTGTGGCGAGTTCGCCCGTTTTGGCGTGACGGTTCCAGTCGATCCTCGAGAGTGGGTCGTTTGGTCGGTACTCACGAACCGAGTGGAACGTCGTTCCGGAGCCACCGTCGCTGGTCATGAGCCGTCCAGAGAATGAGGCAGCAGTCGAGCGCAGCGGGACCGAGGTGCCAACCGGGCGCAACACTGGTTCGCAGACGAGTTCGCTCTCGCTCTCAACAAGATACTCGCGCTCGCGCGAGCGCGAGAGATCACGAACAATCGCCAGCGCCGGATCGAACTCGTGTGTGCCACGCTGGACCAGTACCGTATACTCGAGCGTGACGGACTCCTGTGGTCGAAGCGCCGTTCCGAGGCGACTCGAGCCCTGTGTGACGGCCAGTCCGGGCGGCACACCGTCGATGAATCGCAAGTCGGGAACGAAGCGACCGCTCTCGTTGGTGATCGTAACAGTCACGTCGACTTCGTCGCCCGGTTCGGGATTGTCGACGCTTAGTTCCCGGTCGACTGCAATCTCGAGTTCGGGCGGGTCAAACGCGTGTGCAAAGCCGGCATAGCCAACGCCGATAACGCCGGCGAGTGCAACGGCGGGCGCTTCAGCGACCGCGCCGATGCCGACCGCAAACAGCGCGACGACGCCGATACCAGTCCAGTACTCCGTCGAGCGCTGGTCGCGCGTTTCGATGCCCTCGACGTCGGCCGTCGTCGTTCTCGAGGCAGTCTCTGCGTGCGCGCGTCGACCGCTGTAGGTCGGCAGTGACGACGTGGAGTTGGCATCAGTGTCGCTGTCTCCATCCTCGAGCGTCCCGCTGTTGTAGCCGACGTTTGCAATTGCGTCGGTCGTGTGGCGCACGGCCGATTGGAACGACGATTCCTGGCGACTCAGTCGATTTGGCAGCCAATCCTGAAGTGATCGCTCGCGGTGGCGTTCCGGTGCGAGAAACTTGGCAGCCGTCGTATCGTCCGTCCAGGTTCCGTCGTCGAGCGTCTGCTCGGCTTCCGTGCGGGTGTGGCCCCCAAAGCGGGTGAGTACGGCTGTCGCCGCGATTCGGAGCCCGCTTGCGATTCGGCGACTGCCAACGCTGTACTCCGAAGTCATCGAGCGGAACTCACCGATTGCATCCGAAATTGTCTCGCCGGGCGCTGGGACACCGGCTCGTTGTTCCGGTGTCGGCGTGTCAATGCTGACGCGAGCGCCACGACGTCGAAAGAGCGAGCGAGTCCCGATTGCGAGTGCGACCAGCCCGACGAGGATAATTAGGCCTTCGTTCAACGACATCGTAATCGTGCCGGTCGCGACCGCAATCGCCCCGGCAAACAAGAGTAGTCCGGCGAGCAGTGCGAGCTGTCGGTAGTTCATGACTGGTCACCTCCGAATTCGGCGTCCGATTGTGTCTCGTCGGCTGTTGCCCCAGCGTACGTGTCTTCGATCTGTCGAAGCACCTCGAGGGCACGTTCTTCCATCGCCGGCGTCGTCTCGGCATCGCCGTAGCGGACGTCTTCGAACAGACGTGTGAGTTCATCCACGTGCTCGCGCTCGAGGCCGGCATCGATAGCGGCGTCTGCGAACTCCCGCGGGGTACTCGACTCGGGCCGGCTGACCTCGAGTAACTCGGTCATCTCCTGCCAGGCGCGATAGATTTCGTTGTCGACGTCGTCGCCGCCTGCCGTATCGATCCGGTCTGCGGCACGGCCGGCCGCGCTTGCAACGGCCGCGGCGTCGGTGTGTTCGTCTGGTTCTGGGTCGGCTTCGGCTGGTGCCGGATCATCATCGTCGCCTGCCTCTCGAGTGGCGAACAGGCCGCCGACGAAGATTGCGGTGATAACGCCCAACACGAACAGTATGGGACCCATCGAGAACACCCCGTTGTCGCCGTCACCACTGGTACCACTGCCGCCACCATCCGTTTCGTTCACCTCCTCAGGGGGAGCCGGTGGCTCGACATCCATTCCACCACTTTCCATGAACAGGTAGATGAGCCCAACGCCGACGAGGATGACACCCAACCCGACGGCGATCATCCGGAGCGCATCGCGGCGGTGAGCGAGTAAATACCAGACGAACGCAAGCGCAAGGACGATTGCAAGTGCATACAGCAGATACTCGAGGAAGACAGGGATATCGGCGACGCCTGAGTTCGGTTGTTCAGTCGGCGGTGGCTGCATCGGTGTACCTCCTTCACCGTTTCCAATTCCGCCGTTCCCGCCGCTTTCAAGCGGCGACTCGAGCGTTGCTGCGGCCAGAGCGATGGCGGTGATTGCGCCAATGGCAGCAAGCAGTCGAAGGAAGAGCGTATTTCGTGACACTAGTTACCAGCACTTGTAGGCCGATAGTAATAAGTTAATACTTCGAGGTATCTTTGCCGGGAAAATCGCGTGCCGGAGGCGGTATGAGGCGTCTTTTTCGCTAGTATTCACTCGAAGTTCAGTAAATTGTCAGCATTTTTGTGTGCAGTGGTAACATGGTGAACCGCATCGATCTCACCACCTTTCGTTGCGCTTAAGTACCCGTCGGCGGTAGAATTGGGTGCGATACGTGTAGAGGAGTGATCCTCGAGTCCGCAAGGGCGATGATACAAGACACGGTGTCGTGGTAGCCAAGCGGCCCAAGGCGCATGGTTGCTAACCATGTGGCGTCAAGCCTCCGGGGTTCGAATCCCCGCCACGACGTCGGATACACTACTGTCGAACAATCCGACACGCGTCACTCAGCGGTGAGTGGCCGCGTGTGTTGTTCGCCAGTCGGACTGGCGCTTTCGTCAGTCGTTTGCAACGCACGCAGACCAGACACACATACCCAACTATGAGCGCGGAAGAACCTCAAGAACAAGAAGACGACGAAGACCTTCAGTACTTCGTCCGTATCGGTCAAACCGACCTCGACGGGACGAAGTCGGTCGAGCGCTCGCTTTCGGAGATGAACGGGATTGGTCACCGGACCGCCCGACTCATCGCACAGGAAGCGGGTGTTGATCGAACGGCAACGTTCGGTCGACTCGACGACGACGTCATTGACGAGGTCGTGACCCTGGTAGAGAACTACGCCGACGAAGTTCCAAACTGGCTCAACAACCGCCAGAACGACTTCTACACCGGCGAAACAACCCACGAGATCGGCAACGATCTGCAGCTGACCCGGCAGCACGATATCAACCGGATGAAGATGATTAACTCCTACCGAGGCGTTCGCCACAAGCGCGGCCAGAAGGTCCGTGGCCAGCGAACCAAGTCCACCGGTCGTACGGAGGGCACCATCGGAGTTAACGTCGAAGAAATCCGCGAAGAGCAGGCTGAAGAAGCCGCTGCCGAAGAGGAGGGTGACGAATAATGCCTCTCGGAACGGATACCAAGAACTACGAGACGCCAAATCACCCATATCAGGGTGAGCGGATCGCCTCCGAGCACTCGCTGCTCGACCGCTACGGTCTCTCGAACAAAGAAGAGCTCTGGCGAGCACAGTCCGAACTTCGCTCCTACCGGCGCGAGGCTCGAGACCTGCTCGGCCAGGCACAAGGCGACGAAACCGTCCAGCGACGCTCCGAGGAGTTCCTTGGACGACTCAAGCGCGTCGGCATCCTTGACGAGGAAGACGACCTCGGTGACATTCTGTCCCTCGAGATCGAAGACGTCTTAGAGCGCCGACTGCAGACGGTTGTGTACCGCAAGGGCCTCGCAAACACGCCCCAGCAGGCTCGACAGTTCATTATCCACGGGCACGTCGTCGTCGACGACCAGCGCCACCAGGTGCCATCGTACGTCGTCGACATCGATGAGGAAGACCTCGTCGCGTTCGACGAGACGAGCCCGCTTGCGGACGAGCTTCACCCAGAACGAGCGGAGGGACAATAATCCATGAGCCAGGACGACGACAAGTGGGGAATTGCCCACGTGCACGCATCGTTCAATAACACCATCATGACCGTGACGGATGTCACGGGCGCGGAAACGATTGCCAAGTCCTCCGGCGGGACGGCAGTCAAGCAGAACCGCGACGAAGCATCGCCATACGCGGCGATGCAGATGGCCGAGTCCATCGCTGAGGAGGTCAAAGCAGCCGGCATCACGGGCCTACACGTACACGTCCGTGGCCCCGGTGGAAACCTCCAGAAATCCCCCGGTCCGGGCGCGCAGGCAACGATTCGTGCGCTTGCACGCTCCGGCATCGAAATCGGGCGCATCGAAGACGTCACGCCGGTCCCACACGACGGATCGCGCGCACCCAAAGGCAAGGGCGGCTACTAGACCATGAGTGCAGAGTACGACGTCGAGTTTGTCGAACGCGAGGAACGCGAAGCGCGATTCCTCGTCCGGGGTGTCACCCCCGCCTTCGCCAACGGCATCCGCCGTGCGATGCTCGCCGACGTCCCGACGATGTCAATCGATGAAGTTCGCTTCATCGAGAACTCGTCGGTCATGTTCGACGAGCAACTCGCACTTCGCCTGGGTCTCGTCCCACTGACGACTCCCCCCGAGGGTGAGTTCGGCGACGACGCCACCGTCACGCTTGCAATCGACGTCGAGGGACCGAACACGGCATACTCGGGCGACCTCGAGTCCAGCGACGACCTCGTTCAGCCCGCCGAACAGAACGTGCCGATTATCGATCTCAAAGACGGGCAGCGACTCGAGGCCGAAGCCGACGCCGTACTTGACCACGGAAAATCACACGCGAAACATCAAGGTGCCGCTGCAGTCGGATACAGCCACCTTCAGCGTGTAACGGTCGGGGACGACCTGCCGGAGTTCGAAGCCCAAGAGAGTCAGATCGTACGCGGTGTTGTCGAAGACGACGGTGAACTCGTCTCGACCAGCGAGTTCGATCACGACCTCTCGAATCGCTATCCCGGCAAGCAGGTGACGGTCGAAGACGTCTCGAACGCCTTCGTCTTCCACGTGCAGACGGACGGCTCAATGCCGGTCGACGAACTCGTCACGCGCGCCGCCGACTCAATCGAGTCACGCGCCCGCGACCTCGAAGAAGCCGTACAACTATAGACAAATGACCCACCGCCCCACCCACACGACCCCAGCACCTGACTCGAGTGTGTCCACAGTGCGTCCCGTGAGCCGCAAGGCTGGGACGCCAGCACACTCACACGCAGGGACTGGAATCGAAAGGGGTTTGAAGGGGCGACGGGTAGACGGAAGTGCACGCAGGGATAGCCAAGTCAGGCCAACGGCGCAGCGTTCAGGGCGCTGTCTCGTAGGAGTCCGCAGGTTCAAATCCTGCTCCCTGCACTTTTCCGGTTCGTCTGATAGACGAGCCGTGAAAATGCACCGTGCAGATTTGGGCTACGGGAGTCGGAGCGGTTATGCCGTCTCCCGGCAGTTCAAATCCTGCTCCCTGCATCACTTCCATTTCTGCAGAACCGAAATCGAATCCGTTTCAGCGTCGAGTCCGGTCTCGGCGCATTCATCGACATCCACATCGATACTATTTGGAGGAAACCAATGAGTAGCAAGACTAATCCGAGGCTCAACGATCTTATCGCCGAGCTGAAGTCGACGTCCCGCAGTTCGGACGCCGACGTCTGGCGAGATATTGCGGATCGACTCGAGAAGCCCCGGCGTTCCCACGCTGAGGTTAACCTAGGCCGCATCGAGCGATACGCACGCGAAGAAGAGACTGTCGTCGTTCCCGGCAAGGTGCTGGGTTCAGGCGCACTACAGAAATCGGTCACCGTCGCTGCCGTCGACTTCTCGTCGTCGGCCGAGACGAAGATCGAACAAGTTGGAGAGCTAGTACCGCTCGAGCAACTGCTCGAAGAGAACCCCGACGGCTCTGAGGTACGGGTGATTGCATGAGTGTTAACGCATCCGAGTTCGACGCCGACATCGTCGTCGACGCTCGAGACTGTATTCTCGGTCGTGTCGCAAGCGAAGTCGCCCAGCGCGGCCTCGATGGCGAGACGGTCGCAATCGTCAACGCCGAAGATGCGATCATCACCGGCAACAAAGAAGACATCTTCGACACCTACCGCACGCGGATCCAACTCGGTTCCGACCGCGGGCCGTACTATCCAAAGCGACCGGATACGATCTTCAAGCGCGCAGTCCGTGGCATGCTTCCGTACAAGAAGCCACGCGGCCGCGAAGCGTTCGAGAACATCCGTGTCTACGTCGGCAACCCCTACGAGGGCGAGCAGGACGCGGAGGTCCTCGAGGGCACGTCGCTGGATCGTCTGTCGAACATCCGCTTCGTCCAGCTGGGCGAAGTGTCCGACCAACTCGGTGCTAACGTCACATGGTAACTAACACGAGTGGAAAGAAAAAGACGGCCGTTGCCCGCGCTACCGTTAGCGAGGGCGAGGGTCGCGTGCGAATCAATTCGCAGCCAGTCGAACTGGTCGACCCCGAGATGGCTCGGCTCAAAATGCTCGAGCCGTTCCGTATCGCGGGTGAGCAACTGCGCGACGAGATGGACATCGATATCCGCGTCGAAGGTGGCGGTGTGAGCGGGCAGGCAGACGCTGTCCGAACGGCCATCGCACGCGGGATCGTCCAGCACACGAACGATGCTGAACTCCGCGATGCGTACATGGAGTTCGACCGCTCGCTGCTGGTCAACGACGTTCGCCAGTCCGAACCAAAGAAATGGGGCGGCCCAGGCGCTCGGGCGCGCTACCAGAAGTCCTACCGCTAAGGTGATTCAACAATGATGGTACCGGTTCGGTGTTTCACCTGTGGCAACGTGGTCGGCGAACACTGGGAAGAGTTTGACGAACGAGCGAACGAGGGCGACGAGGATCCACAAGAAGTACTCGACGAACTCGGTGTCGACCGCTACTGCTGTCGGCGGATGCTCGTCAGTCACACTGACCTCGTCGACGTCGTCTCACCGTACCAGTAGCGAGGCGAACCCAAACTATGCAACAGCAACATAACCGCTACGAGAAAGCACGCATCCTCGGCGCACGGGCACTGCAAGTGTCGTATGGCGCGCCGGTACTCGTCGAGACGGATCAGTCCCAACCGATCCTGATCGCCGCCGAAGAGTACGATGCTGGCGTCCTGCCGTTTACCGTCAATCGAGGGAAGGATCGATGACGCTCATCACAGACGTTCGACTCCGCCGCATCCTCGATTCCCGCGGGAACCCAACGGTCGAAGCAGACGTGATCACCGAAAGCGGTGGCTTTGGCCGTGCGGCCGCACCGAGCGGTGCCAGCACTGGCGAGTACGAAGCCATCGAGAAGCCACCAGGCGAAGCCATCGCGGCAGCCCGCGAACACGCTGTTCCCCGACTCGTTGGGGATGCCTACGCCGGCAACCAGCGCGAGGTCGACTCGATTCTGCACGCCGCCGACGGCACCGATGACTTCTCGAAAATTGGCGCAAACAGCGCGGTCGCCATCTCCATGGCCGCCGCAAAAGCTGGTGCCGATGTCCTCGGTGCCCCGCTGTTCCAGCACCTCGGTGGTGCGTTCCGCGGCGAGAACTTCCCGGTCCCACTCGGAAACGTCGTCGGCGGTGGCGAACACGCCGCTGACGCGACGGACATTCAGGAGTTCCTTGCCGTCCCCGTCGGTGCACCAAACGTCGAAGACGCCGTCTTCGCAAACGCCGCCGTCCACGCCGCCGTTGCCGACCTGCTCGAGGAACGTGATGTTCCGTCGGGCAAGGGCGACGAAGGTGCGTGGGCGCCGTCGATTAACGACGAGGACGCGTTCGAACTTGTCGACGAGGCCGTGTCGCTGGTCGAAGACGAGGTTGGCTTCCAGATCGAGTTCGGGCTGGACGTCGCTGCCGCGGAGATGTACGACGCCGACTCGGAAACCTACGAGTACGAGTCTGCTGGCATCAGCCGCGACACTGACGAACAGATCGACTACATCGCTGGACTCGTCAAAGAATACAACCTCGTCTACGTCGAGGACCCACTCGACGAGAACGATTACGAGGCGTTTGCCGAACTCACCGACCGCGTCGGTGACCAGACACTGATCTGTGGCGACGACCTGTTCGTGACGAACACCGAGCGTCTCACGGACGGCATCGCACAGGATGCAGCGAACAGCATCCTGATCAAGCCGAATCAGATCGGCACGCTGACCGACGCCTTCGACGCAATCGAACTCGCGACGGAGAACGGCTATGACTCGGTCATCTCCCACCGCTCGGGTGAGACTGAGGATACGACCATTGCACACCTCGCCGTGGCGACCGATGCACCCTTCATCAAGACGGGTGCCGTCGGCGGCGAGCGAACCGCAAAGCTCAACGAGCTCATCAGAATCGCAGACGACGCGACATGACAGACGATAACGCAACCCAGGAAGGGCTCGACGCCGCCGAAGAGGAGATCGACGAGGAGCCAGCCGAAGGGGCTGGCCCTGCCGCCGATCCCGAGGAGGACGTCGAGCCTGCAGACGAACAGCCCGCTGACGCCGCTGACGCGGCCGATGCTGAAGAAGCCGATGAGGAAGATGCCGGTCCAACCCTCGACGACGACGTGATGTCTGACGAGGAAGCCGACCTGCTCATCCCCGTCGAGGACTACCTTGGTGCCGGTGTTCACATCGGGACCCAGCAAAAGACCAACGACATGGAGCGGTTCATCCACCGCGTCCGAACCGATGGTCTCTACGTTCTCGACGTCTCGAAGACCGACGGCCGCATCCGCACGGCCGCGGACTTCCTCGCAAACTACGATCCAGAGCAGATTCTGGTCACGTCTTCGCGCCAGTACGGTCGCTTCCCAGCAGAGAAGTTCGCCGAAGCCGTGGGCGCTCGCGCCCGCACCGGCCGCTTCATCCCCGGGACGCTGACCAATCCAAAGTACGACGGGTACATCGAACCCGATGTCCTCGTCGTCACTGACCCAATCGGTGACGCCCAGGCAGTCAAAGAGGCGATCACCGTTGGGATCCCAGTTATCGCGATGTGTGACTCGAACAACCAAGTCAGCAACGTCGACCTCGTTGTCCCAACGAACAACAAGGGTCGAAAGGCGCTTTCAGTCGTCTACTGGCTCCTCGCAAACGAAGTCCTCGACCGACGCGGTGCCGAGCCGTCGTACTCGCTCGACGACTTCGAGAGCATGGTCTAAAAGACGCGTTTCGCTTCGATTCGAGCGATCATTTTCACTGGTTCTCAGCGGGAATCTCGTAGTCACATCACTCGAGTCGCTCTCAGTACTGTCCGAAGGAGTTACCTGCAGGCCGTCCGAAACCGGGGTATGGTCGATCTACTGTTCGAATTCGACGAGGGGAAAATGCCGACGCCGGTCTTTCTCGCGACGGCAGCGTTGGTCGCGCTGTTTGCGATTGGGATTCCGGTTCGGATTCTGCTTACACTCTTGTAACCGGCACACGAAGCCAAACACTATTCTGTGCGTTGTCAAGCGCTATCGACAGCGAGCGACGAATCATCTACTAGCAGTGACTCGAGCAAGTCGACTGCGTCGGCGGCCGTTGCCCCGAAAATGAACGTCGTCGGCTCGATGCCGAACGCGCCGCGGTGGTAGGCCACTCGCGGGACGCCATCCGACTCTGTGAATCGCTCGAGGAGATGCGCGTGTCGATCCTCGTAGTCTGCATCGAACTCGAGTGGCTCGAGTCCGGTCTCACGGGCGGCCTCGAGAATGCGTTCATCGGTTGCAACGTTGAGTGCGCCTCGAACATCTGCATCGACAGCATTGGCTGCGAGGACAGCCGTGGCGACGTGTTTTGAGGCTCCAAATTCGGGGTTTGCAGGGATTTCGATGCGCCCGCCCATTGCGTATATTCGGCCGGGAATGGCAGCGACATCGGTTTCGTCTTGCGGTTCAGGGAGACACATCCCCACGTTGGTGCCAACGTTCGGGATGAACGCAGCCATCTCCGGGATCGAAGCGAGCGTTCGCGCAGCGGTTCGGACGGTCGCGAGCACGTCGCGTTCAGCTCGAACGCTGGGGTCGAGTCCACGAACGCACAGATCACAGCCAAGTCCCTGCAGTTCGGGCATCTGCTCTTCGTGGAGTTCACAGATCGGGCCGCGGTCCTCGAGCGAGCGGATGAGCGAGAGCAGTTCGGCGAGGGCGTCGTAGCCGTCCATCTCACCACCTGCGAGGCCATCAGCGATGCGGTCGACGGTCGCGACCGTTTCGGGATGGTCTCGGAATCGGTCGTCACCGCCGCTGTCGCCGCTGACGTACTTGCTGACGGCGGCTTGCGTAACGCCGAGTTCGTCTGCAATTTCCTGTTGGGTCAGTCCGCGATCAGACAGGCGCGTCGCGAGCATCGCCCGTACTGTCGGGAGAAAGTGGTCGACGACGAGTTCGTTCGGCAGGACGAGCGACATGGCTCGGGATTTGGACGACGGTGGCTTAAATCCGACTACACCGGTTCGCTCGAGTGGTCCGCACTCTCGAGGTGCTGGTGAGAGTCAGTGGGATGTCTGACGATCCGCATCGAGCAGATCACGCAGTCGATTCGCGACGAACTCGACACCAACGACGAGCACAAAAATTGCGACGATAGCGGCCATCACCCGCGTGTAGTTGCGCGCGTTGAACGCCATAATGAGCGGGTAGCCGATCCCGCCGGCTCCGACGATGCCGAGCACGGAACTCTTGCGCGCGTTGAGCTCGAGATAAAAGAGCGTCCAGGCGACGTAGGCGGTTGCAACCTGTGGAATCCGGGCGGCGGAGGTCGTCGCGAGGAGTCCCGCACCGCTCGAGGTGACGGCCTCGACTGGCCGGCTGTCGATTTCTTCCATCTCGTCGGCAAAGAGGCGGCCGAGGTCGCCGATGGTTCCCATGGCGATGGCGAGTGCGCCAGCGACGGGGCCAAGGCCGGCGAGAATCACGAATAGGAGTGCGTAGACCATGCTGGGCACGGCACGCACGCCGCCGAGCAGGAGCCGGACGGGTTCGTGGACGACCCGCGGCGTCACGTTACTCGCACCGAGAATCCCAAGACAGAACGCGAGCGGCAAGCCGAGTGCCGTGCCGACGGCTGCAATCGCGAGCGTCTCGAGCGTGGCCGGGACGAGTGTCGAGGCGTCACCCTGGAGTTGCGCCCAGAGTTGGCCGGGCGCGAGCATCTCCTCGA contains these protein-coding regions:
- a CDS encoding DNA-directed RNA polymerase subunit K, translating into MQQQHNRYEKARILGARALQVSYGAPVLVETDQSQPILIAAEEYDAGVLPFTVNRGKDR
- a CDS encoding DNA-directed RNA polymerase subunit N, with the protein product MMVPVRCFTCGNVVGEHWEEFDERANEGDEDPQEVLDELGVDRYCCRRMLVSHTDLVDVVSPYQ
- a CDS encoding 50S ribosomal protein L18e, yielding MSSKTNPRLNDLIAELKSTSRSSDADVWRDIADRLEKPRRSHAEVNLGRIERYAREEETVVVPGKVLGSGALQKSVTVAAVDFSSSAETKIEQVGELVPLEQLLEENPDGSEVRVIA
- a CDS encoding 50S ribosomal protein L13, translating into MSVNASEFDADIVVDARDCILGRVASEVAQRGLDGETVAIVNAEDAIITGNKEDIFDTYRTRIQLGSDRGPYYPKRPDTIFKRAVRGMLPYKKPRGREAFENIRVYVGNPYEGEQDAEVLEGTSLDRLSNIRFVQLGEVSDQLGANVTW
- the eno gene encoding phosphopyruvate hydratase translates to MTLITDVRLRRILDSRGNPTVEADVITESGGFGRAAAPSGASTGEYEAIEKPPGEAIAAAREHAVPRLVGDAYAGNQREVDSILHAADGTDDFSKIGANSAVAISMAAAKAGADVLGAPLFQHLGGAFRGENFPVPLGNVVGGGEHAADATDIQEFLAVPVGAPNVEDAVFANAAVHAAVADLLEERDVPSGKGDEGAWAPSINDEDAFELVDEAVSLVEDEVGFQIEFGLDVAAAEMYDADSETYEYESAGISRDTDEQIDYIAGLVKEYNLVYVEDPLDENDYEAFAELTDRVGDQTLICGDDLFVTNTERLTDGIAQDAANSILIKPNQIGTLTDAFDAIELATENGYDSVISHRSGETEDTTIAHLAVATDAPFIKTGAVGGERTAKLNELIRIADDAT
- a CDS encoding thiamine-phosphate synthase family protein — encoded protein: MSLVLPNELVVDHFLPTVRAMLATRLSDRGLTQQEIADELGVTQAAVSKYVSGDSGGDDRFRDHPETVATVDRIADGLAGGEMDGYDALAELLSLIRSLEDRGPICELHEEQMPELQGLGCDLCVRGLDPSVRAERDVLATVRTAARTLASIPEMAAFIPNVGTNVGMCLPEPQDETDVAAIPGRIYAMGGRIEIPANPEFGASKHVATAVLAANAVDADVRGALNVATDERILEAARETGLEPLEFDADYEDRHAHLLERFTESDGVPRVAYHRGAFGIEPTTFIFGATAADAVDLLESLLVDDSSLAVDSA
- the rpsB gene encoding 30S ribosomal protein S2 → MTDDNATQEGLDAAEEEIDEEPAEGAGPAADPEEDVEPADEQPADAADAADAEEADEEDAGPTLDDDVMSDEEADLLIPVEDYLGAGVHIGTQQKTNDMERFIHRVRTDGLYVLDVSKTDGRIRTAADFLANYDPEQILVTSSRQYGRFPAEKFAEAVGARARTGRFIPGTLTNPKYDGYIEPDVLVVTDPIGDAQAVKEAITVGIPVIAMCDSNNQVSNVDLVVPTNNKGRKALSVVYWLLANEVLDRRGAEPSYSLDDFESMV
- a CDS encoding 30S ribosomal protein S9 translates to MVTNTSGKKKTAVARATVSEGEGRVRINSQPVELVDPEMARLKMLEPFRIAGEQLRDEMDIDIRVEGGGVSGQADAVRTAIARGIVQHTNDAELRDAYMEFDRSLLVNDVRQSEPKKWGGPGARARYQKSYR
- a CDS encoding DNA-directed RNA polymerase subunit D; its protein translation is MSAEYDVEFVEREEREARFLVRGVTPAFANGIRRAMLADVPTMSIDEVRFIENSSVMFDEQLALRLGLVPLTTPPEGEFGDDATVTLAIDVEGPNTAYSGDLESSDDLVQPAEQNVPIIDLKDGQRLEAEADAVLDHGKSHAKHQGAAAVGYSHLQRVTVGDDLPEFEAQESQIVRGVVEDDGELVSTSEFDHDLSNRYPGKQVTVEDVSNAFVFHVQTDGSMPVDELVTRAADSIESRARDLEEAVQL